A genomic segment from Juglans regia cultivar Chandler chromosome 14, Walnut 2.0, whole genome shotgun sequence encodes:
- the LOC118344551 gene encoding uncharacterized protein LOC118344551, with protein MAACTRWKVFFPVLILCVSLLGMAVSVRGDAALIQDVCSKTSRPFYCKTCYELNRKSSQDQNVKDLGRTSIGCASLEFEIFRSTLRSLMINPKNLGPGLQDACNHCISLLEDVDKKLQNALLKWQHASYDSSSLQMFIAANILDDSCGREMKKFNLPMSLADKLVALDGFIQASIGVLDQIQ; from the coding sequence ATGGCGGCCTGCACAAGGTGGAAAGTTTTCTTTCCAGTACTAATTTTGTGCGTCTCCCTGCTGGGTATGGCTGTGTCTGTGCGTGGAGATGCAGCACTAATACAAGATGTGTGCAGCAAAACTTCGAGGCCTTTCTATTGCAAAACGTGCTATGAATTAAACAGAAAAAGCTCACAAGATCAGAATGTGAAAGACCTTGGACGCACATCCATTGGGTGTGCTTCCTTAGAGTTTGAAATATTCCGATCCACTTTACGTTCGCTTATGATTAATCCCAAAAACCTGGGGCCGGGGTTACAGGACGCATGCAATCATTGCATTTCCTTGCTGGAGGATGTGGATAAAAAACTCCAGAACGCACTGCTGAAATGGCAGCACGCAAGTTATGATAGCTCTAGCTTGCAGATGTTCATTGCTGCCAACATTCTCGATGATTCATGTGGCCGTGAGATGAAGAAGTTCaatctccccatgtctctagcAGACAAGCTAGTTGCACTGGACGGTTTCATTCAGGCCTCCATTGGAGTCCTCGATCAAATTCAATGA